The following proteins come from a genomic window of Pyxidicoccus sp. MSG2:
- a CDS encoding NAD-dependent epimerase/dehydratase family protein, which yields MTRNRIRSGAGLRTSRVGLVRDFTPGDHASVETALADLEVLGVRELRTRVSWAQAVTPEGAVWYRWLMRRLSQDVCVLPCLVGTPAGLVGGGRESAPPREPRAFGDFVERFLSEHGRFVEWVELWDEPHSLASYDWRLDPAWETFTAMVAEGAKRAHAAGKRVVLGGMSPVDPPWLDGLLERLGPDALDAVGVHGWPDTHDSPWTGWRAWLEPVEDVLARRGSRAEVWITAAGYSTWRHGERRQVAEFLDAAAAPVPRMYWEGLCDAGSVEDVPEECTDERDGYLGLKRADGSPKLLYRLWAECGLAGLAEGFRRLGQSRGVHPERQVVIFGGAGFIGCNVADAYLEEGRRVLVYDNLSRPGVERNLRWLKERHGARLDVEVADLRDAASVRGAVRHAGEVFHLGAQVAVTTSLDAPTHDFEVNARGTLNVLEALRAMDTPAPLLFTSTNKVYGSLPGLRFVAGARRYEPVDPDIRAQGISERRTLDFESPYGCSKGTADQYVLDWARSYGLRATVFRMGCVYGPRQFGTEDQGWVAHFLLRALKGQPLTFYGDGMQVRDLLFIEDLVRAFQLALAKLDTVSGQAFNIGGGPTRTVSLLELLELLEELVGHRPDVRHEDWRGGDQRYYVSDTRKFQAATGWVPRVSVREGLTRLRGWLEELLAGRPFRPVTVAGGARPLFPESPSP from the coding sequence ATGACACGGAACAGGATTCGGAGCGGCGCGGGGCTTCGCACCTCGCGAGTGGGGCTGGTGCGGGACTTCACGCCGGGAGACCACGCCTCGGTGGAGACGGCGCTGGCGGACCTCGAGGTGCTGGGCGTGCGCGAGCTGCGCACGCGGGTGTCCTGGGCCCAGGCTGTCACTCCGGAAGGCGCCGTCTGGTACCGCTGGCTGATGCGGCGGCTGTCCCAGGACGTGTGCGTGCTGCCCTGTCTGGTGGGCACTCCCGCGGGGCTGGTGGGCGGAGGCCGGGAGAGCGCGCCGCCCCGGGAGCCGCGGGCCTTCGGTGACTTCGTGGAGCGGTTCCTCTCCGAGCACGGGCGCTTCGTGGAGTGGGTGGAGCTGTGGGACGAGCCGCACAGCCTGGCCTCCTATGACTGGAGGCTGGACCCGGCGTGGGAGACCTTCACGGCCATGGTGGCCGAGGGCGCGAAGCGCGCGCACGCGGCCGGCAAGCGCGTGGTGCTGGGCGGCATGAGCCCCGTGGACCCGCCGTGGCTGGACGGGCTGCTGGAGCGGCTGGGCCCGGACGCGCTCGACGCCGTGGGCGTGCACGGCTGGCCGGACACGCATGACTCGCCGTGGACGGGCTGGCGCGCGTGGCTGGAGCCGGTGGAGGACGTGCTCGCGCGGCGCGGCTCGCGCGCGGAGGTGTGGATTACAGCCGCGGGCTACTCCACGTGGCGCCACGGCGAGCGGCGGCAGGTGGCGGAGTTTCTCGACGCGGCCGCGGCGCCGGTGCCGCGCATGTACTGGGAGGGCCTGTGCGACGCGGGCTCGGTGGAGGACGTGCCCGAGGAGTGTACCGACGAGCGGGATGGGTACCTGGGCCTGAAGCGCGCCGACGGGAGCCCGAAGCTCCTCTACCGTCTGTGGGCGGAGTGCGGCCTCGCGGGACTGGCGGAGGGCTTCCGGCGGCTCGGCCAGTCGCGCGGCGTACACCCGGAGCGGCAGGTGGTCATCTTCGGCGGTGCGGGCTTCATCGGCTGCAACGTCGCCGACGCGTACCTGGAGGAGGGCCGCCGCGTCCTCGTCTACGACAACCTCAGCCGGCCGGGCGTGGAGAGGAACCTGCGCTGGCTGAAGGAGCGTCACGGAGCGCGGCTGGACGTGGAGGTGGCCGACCTCCGCGACGCCGCCTCGGTGCGCGGCGCCGTGCGCCACGCGGGCGAGGTCTTCCACCTCGGTGCGCAGGTGGCCGTCACCACCAGCCTGGACGCACCCACGCACGACTTCGAGGTCAACGCGCGCGGCACCCTCAACGTGCTGGAGGCGCTGCGTGCCATGGACACGCCGGCGCCGCTGCTCTTCACGTCCACGAACAAGGTGTATGGCAGCCTGCCCGGTCTGCGCTTCGTGGCCGGAGCGCGGCGCTACGAGCCGGTGGACCCGGACATTCGCGCCCAGGGCATCAGCGAGCGCCGCACGCTGGACTTCGAGAGTCCCTACGGCTGCTCCAAGGGCACGGCGGACCAGTACGTGCTGGACTGGGCACGCAGCTACGGCCTGCGCGCCACGGTGTTCCGCATGGGCTGCGTCTACGGCCCGCGCCAGTTCGGCACCGAGGACCAGGGGTGGGTGGCCCACTTCCTCCTCCGCGCGCTGAAGGGCCAGCCGCTGACCTTCTACGGCGACGGCATGCAGGTGCGCGACCTCCTCTTCATCGAGGACCTGGTGCGCGCCTTCCAGCTCGCCCTGGCGAAGCTGGACACCGTCTCCGGCCAGGCCTTCAACATTGGCGGCGGTCCCACGCGGACGGTGAGCCTGCTGGAGTTGCTGGAGCTTCTCGAGGAGCTGGTGGGTCACCGGCCCGACGTGCGTCACGAGGACTGGCGCGGTGGAGACCAGCGCTACTACGTGTCCGACACGCGGAAGTTCCAGGCCGCCACCGGCTGGGTGCCGCGGGTGAGCGTGCGCGAGGGCCTCACCCGATTGCGGGGCTGGCTGGAAGAGCTGCTCGCGGGCCGCCCCTTCCGGCCGGTGACGGTGGCCGGCGGTGCTCGGCCTCTTTTTCCTGAGAGCCCCTCGCCATGA
- a CDS encoding ABC transporter substrate-binding protein has product MARTMRWTAALALAGLTWLSGCKREEPTTKAPEAVDASAPAAPTTEVTLQLFGDPAEVAGYRQLITAFEAKNPDVKVRLVPIGKQKDHMAKLTTAFSGGTPPDLFLLNYRRFGQFAAKDVLEPLGPRMQKSTVLKEQDFYPQAMEAFRQEGTLECIPQNVSSLVVYWNRGLFKKLGVPPPTPDWNWDDFRKAAQALTRDEDGDGRTDLHGLAFDPNLSRLAPFIWQAGGELVNDVNDPRQLELLTPPAQEALRYVLRLQRVFKVTPTLEEAKSENAEARFAAGRLGMHLNSRRLVPTLREVPALDWDVAPLPRHKQKATVLHSDGFCMSRASKVKDAAFRFVEFALGPTGAELLASSGRTVPSLRAVAEGPAFLDPNQRPASARVFLDSIPIIRRLPNVPVWNEVETRADVIVEEWFYTVPPGGTKLTQADSTTVRPGQEAGGSMKRLLRQRDEVNTLGQEVNEAVQGILDSAPRPDAGAP; this is encoded by the coding sequence ATGGCTCGGACGATGAGGTGGACCGCGGCGCTCGCGCTGGCGGGCTTGACGTGGCTGAGCGGCTGCAAGCGCGAGGAACCGACGACGAAGGCCCCGGAGGCCGTGGACGCGAGCGCCCCCGCCGCGCCAACCACCGAGGTGACGCTCCAGCTCTTCGGGGACCCGGCCGAAGTCGCGGGCTACCGCCAGCTCATCACCGCCTTCGAGGCGAAGAACCCGGACGTGAAGGTGCGCCTGGTCCCCATCGGCAAGCAGAAGGACCACATGGCGAAGCTCACCACCGCCTTCTCCGGTGGCACCCCGCCCGACCTCTTCCTCCTCAACTACCGGCGCTTCGGCCAGTTCGCCGCCAAGGACGTGCTGGAGCCGCTGGGCCCCCGCATGCAGAAGAGCACCGTCCTCAAGGAGCAGGACTTCTACCCGCAGGCGATGGAGGCCTTCCGCCAAGAGGGCACGCTGGAGTGCATCCCGCAGAACGTCTCCAGCCTCGTCGTCTACTGGAACCGCGGCCTCTTCAAGAAGCTGGGCGTGCCACCACCGACGCCGGATTGGAACTGGGACGACTTCCGCAAGGCCGCGCAGGCCCTCACCCGCGACGAGGACGGTGACGGGCGCACCGACCTCCACGGGCTGGCCTTCGACCCGAACCTGTCCCGCCTGGCGCCGTTCATCTGGCAGGCGGGCGGCGAGCTGGTGAATGACGTGAATGACCCGCGACAGCTGGAGCTGCTCACCCCGCCCGCGCAGGAGGCGCTGCGCTACGTCCTGCGCCTGCAGCGCGTCTTCAAGGTGACGCCCACGCTGGAGGAGGCGAAGTCGGAGAACGCCGAGGCGCGCTTCGCGGCAGGGCGGCTGGGCATGCACCTCAACAGCCGCCGGCTGGTGCCCACGCTGCGCGAGGTGCCAGCGTTGGACTGGGACGTGGCGCCGCTGCCCCGGCACAAGCAGAAGGCCACCGTGCTGCACTCGGACGGCTTCTGCATGTCGCGCGCGTCGAAGGTGAAGGACGCCGCCTTCCGCTTCGTGGAGTTCGCCCTGGGCCCGACGGGCGCGGAGCTGCTGGCGAGCAGCGGACGCACCGTGCCGTCGCTGCGGGCCGTGGCGGAAGGGCCCGCGTTCCTGGACCCGAACCAGCGTCCCGCCTCGGCCCGCGTCTTCCTGGACTCCATCCCCATCATCCGCCGGCTGCCCAACGTGCCGGTGTGGAACGAGGTGGAGACGCGCGCGGACGTCATCGTCGAGGAGTGGTTCTACACGGTGCCGCCCGGGGGCACGAAGCTGACGCAGGCGGACTCCACCACCGTGCGGCCCGGGCAGGAGGCCGGTGGCTCCATGAAGCGGCTGCTGCGCCAGCGCGACGAGGTGAACACGCTCGGCCAGGAGGTGAATGAGGCCGTGCAGGGCATCCTCGACTCGGCGCCGAGGCCGGACGCCGGAGCCCCATGA
- a CDS encoding UDP-glucuronic acid decarboxylase family protein, with protein MNDFKGRRAVVLGGSGFLGSHLCERLLRDGASEVISLDNLVTGNERNLVDVAPLGNLRVVVHDVTEPLHLDGPVDCVFNLASPASPSDFAQLPIETLRVGSVGTENGLRLAREKGAVFLQASTSEIYGDPLVHPQREDYWGNVNPVGPRSAYDEAKRYGEALVTAYARMHGLRTRIARIFNTYGPKMRLEDGRLVPAFVAQALRGEDFTVFGDGTQTRSFCYVKDLIDGLVRLALSDVTEPVNLGNPRELSILRVAEAVRNVHGGDGRIAFKPLPRDDPRQRKPDISRARTLLGWEPRVSLEEGLVETFAWFRKVMAPRAPVPRADATRPPSRHEERERRG; from the coding sequence ATGAATGACTTCAAGGGCAGGCGAGCGGTCGTCCTCGGGGGCTCGGGGTTCCTCGGCTCCCATCTCTGTGAGCGGCTCCTGCGCGACGGGGCCAGCGAGGTCATCAGCCTCGACAACCTCGTCACCGGCAACGAGCGCAACCTCGTGGACGTGGCCCCACTGGGAAACCTGCGCGTGGTGGTGCACGACGTCACCGAGCCCCTGCACCTGGACGGCCCGGTGGACTGCGTCTTCAACCTCGCGTCGCCCGCCTCGCCCAGCGACTTCGCGCAGCTCCCCATTGAAACGCTGCGGGTGGGCTCCGTCGGCACGGAGAACGGCCTGCGGCTGGCCCGCGAGAAGGGAGCCGTGTTCCTCCAGGCCTCCACCTCCGAAATCTACGGCGACCCGCTCGTCCACCCGCAGCGGGAGGACTACTGGGGCAACGTGAATCCCGTGGGCCCGCGCTCCGCGTACGACGAGGCCAAGCGCTACGGCGAGGCGCTCGTCACGGCGTATGCGCGCATGCACGGCCTGCGGACGCGCATCGCACGCATCTTCAACACGTACGGCCCGAAGATGCGGCTGGAGGACGGCCGCCTGGTGCCCGCCTTCGTGGCCCAGGCGCTGCGCGGCGAGGACTTCACCGTCTTCGGTGACGGCACGCAGACGCGCTCGTTCTGCTACGTGAAGGACCTCATCGACGGACTGGTGCGCCTGGCACTCTCGGACGTCACCGAGCCGGTGAACCTGGGCAACCCGCGCGAGCTGTCCATCCTGCGGGTCGCCGAGGCCGTGAGGAACGTGCATGGCGGCGACGGGCGCATCGCATTCAAGCCCCTGCCCCGGGACGACCCCCGGCAGCGCAAGCCCGACATCAGCCGCGCGCGGACGCTGCTGGGCTGGGAGCCGCGGGTGTCGCTGGAAGAGGGACTGGTGGAGACCTTCGCCTGGTTCCGGAAGGTGATGGCGCCCCGTGCACCGGTGCCGCGCGCGGACGCCACGCGCCCGCCGTCGCGCCACGAAGAGCGGGAACGCCGCGGCTGA
- a CDS encoding DUF1801 domain-containing protein: MPSKPKAKTPASRKPREGEAEGSGGSQTDPAVITFLRDLEHPLKKELEAVRRLILAVSPEIREGLKWNAPSFYTTEHFATFNLRTPDRIRLILHTGAKTKDTAKTGVKVDDPAGLLEWLAKDRCLVTFNDAKDIQARGAALQGVLREWMKWL; encoded by the coding sequence ATGCCGAGCAAACCGAAGGCGAAGACGCCCGCCAGTCGAAAGCCTCGCGAAGGAGAAGCGGAGGGCTCGGGGGGTTCCCAGACGGACCCCGCGGTCATCACGTTCCTGCGTGATTTGGAGCATCCGCTGAAGAAGGAACTCGAGGCCGTGCGGCGGCTCATCCTCGCCGTCAGCCCCGAGATTCGCGAGGGCCTCAAGTGGAACGCGCCGAGCTTCTACACGACGGAGCACTTCGCGACCTTCAACCTGCGCACCCCGGACCGCATCCGCCTCATCCTCCACACGGGCGCGAAGACGAAGGACACCGCGAAGACGGGCGTGAAGGTCGACGACCCGGCCGGCCTGCTGGAGTGGCTCGCGAAGGACCGCTGCCTCGTGACGTTCAATGACGCGAAGGACATCCAGGCCCGGGGCGCCGCGCTGCAAGGCGTCCTGCGCGAGTGGATGAAGTGGCTCTGA
- a CDS encoding GNAT family N-acetyltransferase: protein MDILRAGPAEHPLLRNLYPLYLHDLSEFGVEYRLDEQGLWQPDFLPTWLSRSPDVHPLLLRHEERTVGFAFVGETPFPYMTPGRDFRMSEFFILRGERRRGLGRLAARAVFDRFRGVWEVSQLPGNRSATAFWRSVIAEYTGGAFEDTRVDGSPAQVFDSRRAPARAQGR, encoded by the coding sequence ATGGACATTCTCCGCGCGGGCCCCGCCGAGCACCCGCTGCTTCGCAACCTGTACCCGCTCTACCTGCATGACCTGAGCGAGTTCGGCGTGGAGTACCGGCTGGACGAACAGGGCCTCTGGCAACCGGACTTCCTGCCCACGTGGCTGAGCCGCTCGCCCGACGTCCACCCGCTGCTGCTGCGCCACGAGGAGCGCACGGTGGGCTTTGCCTTCGTGGGCGAGACGCCCTTTCCGTACATGACGCCAGGGCGCGACTTCCGGATGAGCGAGTTCTTCATCCTCCGGGGCGAGCGGCGGCGGGGACTCGGCCGGCTCGCCGCCCGCGCCGTCTTCGACCGCTTCCGCGGTGTGTGGGAGGTCTCCCAGCTCCCCGGCAACCGCTCCGCCACCGCCTTCTGGCGCAGCGTCATCGCCGAGTACACCGGCGGCGCCTTCGAGGACACGCGGGTGGACGGCTCGCCGGCCCAGGTCTTCGACAGCCGACGCGCGCCTGCCCGCGCTCAGGGCCGGTAG
- a CDS encoding carbohydrate ABC transporter permease produces the protein MPPPARLLRSSSRALLIGVLVVVFLAPLVVMFTGSLRPPGLPPPRGVELIPQGAGLAAYAATFTLVPFGRALLNSVLIAAFMVPLSVITASWAGLALAQSNGWRWRTLAGTVLLLEMVPGTAVWLARFAVFKVLGLTGTPVPLVAPALMGGSPLFVLLYAVAFRRLPPELFEAARLEGAGPVRLWRSIALPLVRPTTASVALLAFALSWRNFIDPLLYLSGEDALTAPLALHALELLGSTQWPVLLAGAVVVTLPAVLAFLGAQRMFLGEERGSGWLGR, from the coding sequence ATGCCGCCTCCCGCCCGACTCCTCCGCTCGTCGTCCCGAGCGCTCCTCATCGGGGTGCTGGTCGTGGTGTTCCTCGCGCCGCTGGTGGTGATGTTCACCGGCTCACTGCGCCCTCCGGGCCTGCCGCCTCCGCGTGGAGTGGAGTTGATACCGCAGGGCGCCGGGCTGGCCGCGTACGCCGCCACCTTCACCCTGGTGCCTTTCGGCCGCGCGCTCCTCAACTCCGTGCTGATTGCGGCCTTCATGGTGCCGCTGAGCGTCATCACCGCCTCCTGGGCGGGACTGGCCCTGGCGCAGTCCAACGGGTGGCGCTGGCGGACGCTGGCCGGCACGGTGCTGCTGCTGGAGATGGTGCCCGGCACCGCCGTGTGGCTGGCACGCTTCGCCGTCTTCAAGGTGCTCGGCCTCACCGGGACGCCCGTGCCGCTGGTGGCCCCGGCGCTGATGGGCGGCAGTCCCCTCTTCGTGCTCCTCTACGCGGTGGCCTTCCGGCGCCTGCCCCCGGAGCTGTTCGAGGCCGCGCGACTCGAAGGCGCTGGCCCCGTGCGACTGTGGCGCTCCATCGCCCTGCCGCTGGTGCGGCCCACCACCGCCTCGGTGGCGCTGCTGGCCTTCGCGCTGTCATGGCGCAACTTCATCGACCCGCTGCTGTACCTCAGTGGGGAGGACGCGCTCACCGCGCCCCTCGCCCTGCACGCGCTGGAGCTGCTCGGCTCCACGCAGTGGCCCGTGCTGCTCGCCGGTGCCGTGGTCGTCACGCTGCCCGCCGTCCTCGCCTTCCTGGGCGCGCAGCGCATGTTCCTTGGCGAGGAGAGGGGAAGCGGATGGCTCGGACGATGA
- a CDS encoding CgeB family protein — MRVVLFCHSLLSDWNHGNAHFLRGLVTELAERGHEVRVWEPKDAWSLQHLLAEPRGQEALDAVRVIYPRVRPHRYDAGTLDLDLALDGADVVLVHEWSPPELVQRVGEQRARGGRFRLLFHDTDHHSVTSPEKLAGYDLSHYDGVLAFGDVIRRLYLARGWARRAWTWHEAADTRVFRPLPSVPREEDLVWVGNWGDDERTAELHAFLLGPVKSLGLKARVHGVRYPDAAKRALADAGIQYGGWLPNHEAPWAFARARLTVHVPRGPYASVLPGIPTIRVFEALACGIPLVSAPWEDAEGLFTPGRDFLVARDGAEMERHLRMLLADEGARHELASHGRRTVLARHTCAHRVDELLGICRELGVDTGAAPPRAVGGVA; from the coding sequence ATGAGAGTCGTCCTCTTCTGTCACTCCCTGCTGTCCGACTGGAACCACGGCAACGCGCACTTCCTTCGCGGCCTCGTCACCGAGCTGGCCGAGCGCGGCCACGAGGTGCGCGTCTGGGAGCCGAAGGATGCGTGGAGCCTCCAGCACCTCCTGGCCGAGCCCCGGGGGCAGGAGGCGCTCGATGCGGTCCGCGTCATCTACCCGCGCGTGCGGCCGCACCGGTACGACGCGGGCACGCTGGACCTGGACCTCGCGCTGGACGGCGCGGACGTGGTGCTGGTCCACGAGTGGAGCCCTCCGGAGCTGGTGCAGCGCGTGGGCGAGCAGCGCGCCCGGGGCGGCCGCTTCCGGCTGCTCTTCCACGACACGGACCACCACAGCGTCACCTCACCCGAGAAGCTGGCCGGGTATGACCTGTCGCACTACGACGGGGTGCTGGCCTTCGGCGACGTCATCCGCCGGCTCTACCTGGCCCGTGGCTGGGCCCGCCGTGCCTGGACGTGGCACGAGGCCGCCGACACGCGCGTCTTCCGGCCGCTGCCCTCGGTGCCGCGGGAAGAGGACCTCGTCTGGGTGGGCAACTGGGGCGACGACGAGCGCACCGCGGAGCTGCATGCATTCCTGCTCGGCCCGGTGAAGTCGCTCGGACTGAAGGCCCGCGTCCACGGCGTGCGCTACCCCGACGCGGCGAAGCGCGCGCTGGCCGACGCGGGCATCCAGTACGGCGGCTGGCTGCCCAACCATGAAGCCCCGTGGGCCTTCGCCCGTGCGCGCCTGACGGTGCACGTGCCGCGCGGGCCGTATGCCTCCGTGCTGCCGGGCATCCCCACCATCCGCGTCTTCGAGGCGCTCGCGTGCGGCATCCCCCTGGTGAGCGCTCCGTGGGAGGACGCCGAGGGCCTCTTCACCCCGGGCCGGGACTTCCTCGTCGCGCGCGACGGGGCGGAGATGGAGCGCCACCTGCGCATGCTGCTGGCGGACGAGGGCGCGCGCCACGAGCTGGCCTCCCATGGCCGGCGCACCGTGCTGGCGCGCCACACCTGCGCGCACCGCGTGGACGAGCTGTTGGGCATCTGCCGCGAGCTGGGCGTCGACACCGGCGCGGCGCCACCGCGGGCAGTGGGAGGAGTGGCGTGA